In the genome of Pagrus major chromosome 17, Pma_NU_1.0, the window TTCATCCTGATCCATGTGTTACAGCATATTCTTTACCTCCGAGCTAAACCATGTTTTATCATCCTGTATCACTGTGCACTACCTTTTACTATCTGACCCACAGATCTGCTGGGATTAAACTCTGAGCCCAGCTCTACATCTTTTGGGTCAAATCTCTGTTCTTTGTGCGTTGCtttcaaaaatgtgtcacaccatCTTTGTGCATCATTTCTGGTTTCAGCTGctctcaaaataaaagtatgtgaAGGCTTTGAAACTGGAATTCCTTATTGGGTCACAGGATTTGGTGCAACACTGAGTTACACAACatattctgctgctttttttaaacatgtgttCGGATTTCAGCGTGTGGTCGGttcaattataataataattaataataataatgataatgatgataaatgaaGGTGAGAGCTTGTGTGCGGCGGGTTCAACATGACTTCACCATTTTGTTTCGTGGAGAAAACGcgcttttgtttgtgtggccGCACAGAAGCAGCAGACAGTTGGGACTTATGTAATGTCCATTTGAAGGGAGCGGTCCAAAGCCGCGGTGCGTTCAGGGTGAGACGGAACTCACAACACCGGCACAGAAACGTAAAGGAGCTCCTGTAAATCAGCTGTTgctttttaaaactgtgtttgattttaaaacattgtAAAATATGATGTCGGTGATCCGCTGCGTGACTCACGTGTCGTCGTGCCGGTTATTTTGGTTGAAAGAACACCCCTCCCCCGTGGAGGAGATGTGGTACGGTCCACGACGCGTCACCCATTGTTTACAAATCAACTGGGCTTGTTGGTCAGTGCCGAGCGGCGTGCAGAGAGCGAGCAGCGGCCCGGCGGCTCTCAGTCAGCCCGACAACAACACACCGACAGAACACCCCTCAGAACCGACACGCAGAACCCGCCACGATGCCGTGTCGGAAGGAGAACTACATCTTTCTGGAGCAGTCCGTCACCGTCGACTCCAAAGAGGTGGACGCGCTGGTGACGAGAATCGGCGAAGCGCTGCAGCTGCACAACAACAGCGGCGGCCACCAGAAGACAGTGTCCGTGTCCGTGTCGTGTCTGCACGGACTCACCGGCGGCGGCACCACCGGCGGCGGCATCAAACCGGCGGCCGTCATCGGCGGCAGCGCGGCGGCGGCTCCGGCGCAGCGACGCAACGGCTGCTGCATGCGGCTCCGGAACCGGGGACACCGGGGCAGCAGCAGGGCGAGCCCGTACAGCATCCCCGGGTCTAACGGCGAGCAGGACTGGGACCAGATC includes:
- the gbp gene encoding glycogen synthase kinase binding protein yields the protein MPCRKENYIFLEQSVTVDSKEVDALVTRIGEALQLHNNSGGHQKTVSVSVSCLHGLTGGGTTGGGIKPAAVIGGSAAAAPAQRRNGCCMRLRNRGHRGSSRASPYSIPGSNGEQDWDQIKPWSRKRITVEEDDPHRLLQELILSGNLIKEAVRRLQFPGADCGDFPKAADNVPC